In Plantibacter sp. PA-3-X8, one DNA window encodes the following:
- a CDS encoding 4'-phosphopantetheinyl transferase superfamily protein, with the protein MHRADPLPQPTVRFLRWASAAELDLAGTAARLDASARDRLDTSSATAARRFLFGRALLVRTVAETIGTDPEQIGVTAVCPDCGLAHGRPRVRFGDRTVHVSVSHTADASAVAVSIERPVGVDVERLDAARFAGVEDVALTPAEREQWQRLPDRRRLRALAERWTAKEAVTKALGTGLTTDPATIDLGPDAAPHVTETAGHRFVIDHPEPVPGFVVATALLLP; encoded by the coding sequence ATGCACCGAGCCGATCCCCTCCCGCAGCCGACGGTCCGCTTCCTGCGCTGGGCCAGCGCCGCTGAGCTCGACCTCGCCGGCACGGCGGCCCGGCTGGACGCGTCCGCCCGTGACCGCCTCGACACCTCGTCCGCGACCGCGGCCCGGCGGTTCCTGTTCGGTCGCGCACTGCTCGTGCGCACCGTCGCGGAGACGATCGGCACCGACCCCGAGCAGATCGGGGTCACGGCGGTCTGCCCGGACTGCGGTCTCGCGCACGGACGACCACGGGTGCGCTTCGGAGACCGGACCGTCCACGTGAGCGTCTCCCACACCGCCGACGCCTCCGCGGTAGCGGTGTCGATCGAGCGCCCCGTCGGTGTCGACGTCGAACGGCTCGACGCGGCCCGGTTCGCCGGCGTCGAGGACGTCGCCCTCACCCCCGCGGAGCGGGAGCAGTGGCAGCGGCTCCCGGACCGACGACGCCTCCGGGCGCTCGCCGAGCGTTGGACGGCGAAGGAGGCCGTGACGAAGGCCCTCGGTACGGGCCTCACGACCGATCCCGCGACGATCGACCTCGGGCCGGATGCCGCACCACACGTCACCGAGACCGCGGGCCACCGCTTCGTCATCGACCACCCGGAGCCCGTGCCGGGATTCGTCGTCGCGACGGCCCTCCTGCTCCCCTGA
- a CDS encoding M1 family metallopeptidase translates to MGEALARLRSAGDPYTPSSGNRGYRVVRYELELDYDVDRNALSGTARLTAVATEELTRFSLDLAALRVTRVQVDGVEAKRTHSSGKLTLTPRNTIADGAEFSVLVRYSGAPRPVRSPWGEIGWEELEDGVIVASQPCGASSWFPCNDHPSDKSSYRISVTASSAYTVVAPGELVSRVARASRTTWVYEQPEPMAAYLATVQIGRYQRLAVSARVATSTVPVVAHLPRDLTARFRHDFAEQVDMLACFERAFGPYPFGSYGVVVTDDVLEIPLEAQGMSVFGRNHVDGVSGSERLIAHELAHQWFGNSLTIAAWRDIWLHEGFACYAEWLWSEESGAESADACARAHYAALRRAPQDLVVGDPGPADMFDDRVYKRGAIALHAVRRLLGDEAFFDLLRDWVASFRHSSVSTDDFIRTADRHAPAPVEPLLDAWLFQEALPPFPVG, encoded by the coding sequence ATGGGGGAGGCTCTCGCCCGTCTGCGGAGCGCAGGCGACCCCTACACGCCCTCCAGCGGGAATCGTGGCTACCGCGTCGTCCGGTACGAGCTGGAGCTCGACTACGACGTCGACCGCAACGCCCTGTCCGGGACGGCTCGGCTCACCGCCGTCGCGACGGAGGAGCTCACGCGGTTCTCGCTCGACCTCGCCGCGCTGCGCGTCACCCGTGTCCAGGTCGACGGGGTCGAGGCGAAGCGGACGCACAGCTCGGGCAAGCTCACGCTGACGCCCCGGAACACCATCGCGGACGGCGCCGAGTTCTCCGTGCTCGTCCGGTACTCGGGTGCGCCCCGTCCCGTGCGCAGCCCCTGGGGCGAGATCGGCTGGGAGGAACTCGAGGACGGCGTCATCGTGGCGTCCCAGCCGTGCGGCGCATCGAGTTGGTTCCCCTGCAACGACCACCCCTCGGACAAGTCGTCCTATCGGATCAGTGTCACGGCGTCGTCGGCGTACACGGTCGTCGCCCCCGGAGAGCTGGTGTCGCGCGTTGCCCGCGCGAGCCGGACCACATGGGTCTACGAGCAGCCCGAACCGATGGCCGCCTACCTCGCGACGGTGCAGATCGGCCGGTACCAGCGGCTCGCCGTCAGCGCTCGGGTCGCGACGAGCACGGTGCCGGTCGTCGCACACCTGCCGCGCGACCTCACGGCGCGGTTCCGACACGACTTCGCCGAGCAGGTCGACATGCTGGCGTGCTTCGAGCGCGCCTTCGGACCCTACCCCTTCGGCAGCTACGGCGTCGTGGTCACGGACGACGTGCTGGAGATCCCACTCGAGGCGCAGGGGATGAGCGTGTTCGGCCGCAACCACGTCGACGGCGTCAGCGGTTCGGAGCGGTTGATCGCGCACGAGCTCGCCCACCAGTGGTTCGGGAACAGTCTGACGATCGCCGCCTGGCGGGACATCTGGTTGCACGAGGGCTTCGCCTGCTACGCCGAGTGGCTGTGGTCGGAGGAGTCGGGGGCCGAGAGCGCCGACGCCTGTGCCCGGGCGCACTACGCGGCGCTCCGACGCGCACCGCAGGACCTCGTCGTCGGCGACCCGGGACCCGCGGACATGTTCGACGACCGGGTCTACAAGCGGGGCGCGATCGCCCTGCACGCCGTGCGCCGACTGCTCGGCGACGAGGCGTTCTTCGACCTCCTGCGTGACTGGGTGGCGTCCTTCCGGCACTCGAGCGTGTCGACGGACGACTTCATCCGGACGGCCGATCGACATGCACCGGCACCGGTCGAGCCGCTCCTCGACGCGTGGCTCTTCCAAGAGGCGCTCCCGCCGTTCCCCGTCGGCTGA
- a CDS encoding transglutaminase family protein: MQRTLTASLDLRVHDRADLIFSIAAAGGTPLASERLQVHSSDGPCAVTEIVGPDDTRLHRVIAEPGRLQVDYEAVVVGQAVPRPVDALETLTYLRPSRYCESDALFSLARSELGYLLEHRRLHEDGTVSGGLQVLPWVAAWVGRHLSYVSGSTTVSDSAVSTLAAGRGVCRDFAHLTIAMLRALDIPARYAAVYAPGLVPMDFHAVAEGFVDGAWHVVDATGLAPRQSLVRIATGRDAADVAWLSNHHGNVTVEDMRIDALIDVLPADDPAQAVVLA; this comes from the coding sequence ATGCAGCGCACCCTGACCGCGTCGCTCGATCTGCGGGTGCACGATCGAGCCGACCTCATCTTCTCCATCGCTGCAGCCGGCGGCACCCCGCTGGCGAGCGAGCGACTGCAGGTGCACTCCTCGGACGGCCCGTGCGCGGTCACCGAGATCGTGGGTCCGGACGACACACGACTCCACCGGGTCATCGCCGAGCCCGGCCGGTTGCAGGTCGACTACGAGGCGGTGGTCGTCGGGCAGGCCGTGCCGCGTCCCGTGGACGCCTTGGAGACTTTGACCTACCTCCGTCCCAGCCGGTACTGCGAGTCGGACGCGCTGTTCTCGCTCGCGCGTTCCGAGCTCGGCTACCTCCTCGAGCACCGTCGCCTGCACGAGGACGGTACGGTGTCCGGCGGTCTGCAGGTGCTGCCATGGGTGGCTGCCTGGGTCGGACGCCACCTCTCCTACGTCTCCGGCTCCACGACCGTGTCGGACAGTGCGGTGTCGACCCTCGCCGCGGGGCGTGGCGTGTGCCGGGACTTCGCGCACCTGACCATCGCGATGCTGCGGGCGCTCGACATCCCGGCCCGGTACGCCGCGGTCTACGCCCCGGGTCTCGTCCCCATGGACTTCCACGCGGTGGCCGAGGGCTTCGTCGACGGCGCCTGGCACGTGGTCGACGCGACGGGCCTGGCTCCCCGGCAGTCGCTCGTCCGCATCGCCACCGGACGCGACGCCGCGGACGTGGCCTGGTTGAGCAACCACCACGGCAACGTGACCGTCGAGGACATGCGGATCGACGCCCTGATCGACGTCCTGCCCGCCGACGACCCGGCGCAGGCGGTCGTGCTCGCCTGA
- the lysA gene encoding diaminopimelate decarboxylase: MARNPLAPDWLAEPVDPNALDPAVWPASAARDADGLLQLGGVDVRALQERFGTPLYVVDEDDARARARTLREAFEREAAARGTSVAVYYAGKAFLSTEVARWMTAEGLRIDICSGGELAVALAAGTDPAQLGFHGNNKSVAEIERAVGVGIGAIVLDSLTEIDRVAAAAERAGRVQSVRLRVNSGVHAHTHEYLATAHEDQKFGLPLEDAADAVARIRSHASLDFLGLHCHIGSQIFGSDGFAESAARLLAVHARLLEGGPVPELNLGGGFGIAYTSADDPTPIEQLAADILAGVQAAADLHGVRIPKLAFEPGRAIIGGAGITLYEVGTIKDVVVAWNDEGETAVRRYVSVDGGMSDNARPSLYGADYTVRIADRVSDASPALVRIAGKHCESGDIVVNADYLPADVRDGDLLAVPATGAYCWSLASNYNYLGRPAVVAVSGGAARVIVRGETEHDLLSRDAGLDTE, encoded by the coding sequence GTGGCCAGAAACCCCCTCGCCCCCGACTGGCTCGCCGAGCCCGTCGATCCGAACGCGCTCGATCCGGCCGTGTGGCCGGCGTCGGCCGCCCGTGACGCTGACGGCCTCCTGCAGCTCGGCGGCGTCGACGTCCGCGCGCTCCAGGAGCGCTTCGGCACGCCGCTCTACGTCGTCGACGAGGACGACGCGCGGGCCCGCGCCCGCACGCTGCGAGAGGCGTTCGAGCGTGAGGCGGCCGCCCGCGGCACGAGTGTCGCCGTCTACTACGCGGGGAAGGCGTTCCTCTCGACCGAGGTCGCGCGGTGGATGACGGCGGAGGGCCTCCGCATCGACATCTGCAGCGGCGGAGAACTCGCCGTCGCACTCGCCGCCGGAACCGATCCGGCCCAGCTGGGCTTCCACGGCAACAACAAGTCGGTCGCGGAGATCGAGCGAGCCGTGGGCGTCGGGATCGGCGCCATCGTGCTCGACAGCCTCACCGAGATCGACCGCGTCGCCGCGGCGGCAGAGCGCGCCGGCCGGGTCCAGTCGGTGCGCCTGCGCGTGAACAGCGGCGTCCACGCCCACACGCACGAGTACCTCGCGACCGCCCACGAGGACCAGAAGTTCGGCCTGCCGCTCGAGGACGCCGCCGACGCCGTCGCGCGCATCCGGTCCCACGCCTCGCTCGACTTCCTCGGACTCCACTGCCACATCGGCTCGCAGATCTTCGGGTCCGACGGGTTCGCCGAATCCGCCGCACGCCTGCTCGCCGTGCACGCGCGCCTGCTCGAGGGCGGCCCCGTGCCCGAGCTCAACCTCGGTGGTGGCTTCGGCATCGCCTACACCAGCGCCGACGACCCGACGCCGATCGAGCAGCTCGCGGCGGACATCCTCGCCGGTGTCCAGGCTGCGGCCGACCTCCACGGCGTCCGGATCCCGAAGCTCGCCTTCGAACCGGGACGCGCGATCATCGGCGGCGCCGGCATCACGCTCTACGAGGTCGGCACGATCAAGGACGTCGTGGTCGCCTGGAACGACGAGGGCGAGACGGCCGTCCGCCGCTACGTCAGCGTCGACGGTGGGATGAGCGACAACGCCCGGCCGTCGTTGTACGGCGCGGACTACACGGTCCGGATCGCCGATCGCGTGAGCGACGCGTCCCCCGCGCTCGTCCGGATCGCCGGCAAGCACTGTGAGTCGGGCGACATCGTCGTGAACGCCGACTACCTGCCGGCGGACGTCCGCGACGGCGACCTCCTGGCCGTCCCCGCGACCGGGGCCTACTGCTGGTCCCTCGCGAGCAACTACAACTACCTCGGTCGCCCGGCCGTCGTCGCCGTGTCGGGTGGCGCGGCCCGCGTCATCGTGCGGGGCGAGACCGAGCACGACCTCCTCAGCCGCGATGCGGGATTGGACACGGAATGA
- a CDS encoding Pls/PosA family non-ribosomal peptide synthetase translates to MDADTSTALLIERQPALLGGVRAPAERTLLDVLRDVAASHPEASAIEDAEGALSYRELVLSAERVAAGLFAAGVRRGDRVGVRIASGTRDLYLGILGILFTGAAYVPVDADDPEERARLVFGEAAVVGVLVDGGVFERSRRGTEDPADDSVDPERVQLATGAAPHPGTRAIPVLEPPRLDDDSWIIFTSGSTGTPKGVAVSHRSAAAFVDAEARIFLQAEPLGPGDRVLAGLSVAFDASCEEMWLAWGHGACLVPAPRSLVRSGMDLGPWLTAKGITVVSTVPTLAAMWPAESLENIRMLIFGGEACPPELAARLAVDGREVWNTYGPTEATVVACAALLTGEQPVRIGLPLDGWDLAVVDAEGVPVEEGGVGELIIGGVGLARYLDPAKDAERYAPMPSIGWSRAYRSGDLVRYEAAGLVFQGRADDQVKIGGRRVELGEIEAALQALPGVSGAAAAVQRTAAGNAVLVGYLAVPDRDGFSVERALAILREQLPAPLVPLLAVVGELPTRTSGKVDRAALPWPLDAAEGEDASTLSGTAAWLAEQWTAVLGVRVTAESDNFFSLGGGSLAAAQLVSLIRTRDAEFTVADIYGHPRLGAMAAELDGRRPERRSRAAVADPVLPTPLATQWAQTLLGVPLLILVGLRWLVYLLAGSRVLGLVADVPYLPMVSWWWIALGFLVVITPIGRMAISVIAAKLLLVGVRPGDYPRGGSVHVRLWLAERVADTVGAVSLAGAPWISSYARALGAKIGADADLHSVPPVTGFLTVGARASIEPEVDLRGYWVDGDTLRLGHVHIGAESTVGARSTLLAGTRIGKRAEIAPGSSVFGRVPSGHLWSGSPAVRVGKAKPVWPTERPPRRRRWLFAYGAGSALLSVLPFLAFVLAAAVVAAGASGATSLLEFSWRALLWVPVATLVWFVVLAISTIGLVRLLGLGLSEGYFPVRSRVGWQVWATERLLDAARTLLFPLYASLFTPVWLRLLGAKVGRNVEASTVLLLPRMTTVGDGAFLADDTMVASYELGGGWMRIAGASVGKRAFLGNSGMAGPGMHVPKNGLVAVLSAAPRKAKSGSSWLGSPPMRLRRQVSDADLDRTYDPPLRLRIARALWELCRIVPVMVTTGIALLVLLALAWFADTWGLGVAIAVSGAVLLAAGAVAAGITTVAKWVIVGPIRTGEHPLWSSFIWRNEVSDTFVEMVAAPWFAAPATGTPALTWWLRSLGARIGRGVWCESYWLPEADLVRLGEGATVNRGCVVQTHLFHDRIMSMDQVELASGATLGPHSVILPGARIDDDATVGPASLVMRGERVPAGTRWSGNPIGPWREVTTAEYREPQVAS, encoded by the coding sequence ATGGACGCCGACACCAGCACCGCCCTCCTCATCGAGCGGCAGCCCGCGCTGCTCGGTGGCGTGCGCGCACCGGCCGAGCGCACCCTCCTCGACGTCCTCCGTGACGTCGCCGCGTCGCACCCCGAGGCCTCGGCGATCGAGGACGCGGAGGGAGCGCTCAGCTACCGCGAGCTCGTCCTCAGCGCGGAGCGGGTCGCGGCCGGGCTGTTCGCCGCCGGGGTCCGGCGCGGTGACCGGGTCGGTGTCCGGATCGCCTCGGGCACCCGCGACCTCTACCTCGGGATCCTCGGGATCCTGTTCACCGGAGCGGCCTACGTGCCCGTCGACGCCGACGACCCGGAGGAGCGGGCACGACTCGTGTTCGGTGAGGCGGCCGTCGTCGGCGTCCTGGTCGACGGCGGTGTCTTCGAGCGTTCGCGCCGCGGAACGGAGGACCCGGCCGATGACAGCGTCGATCCCGAACGGGTGCAACTCGCGACGGGCGCGGCACCCCACCCGGGCACCCGGGCGATCCCGGTCCTCGAACCACCGCGACTCGACGACGACTCCTGGATCATCTTCACCTCCGGCTCGACGGGCACGCCGAAGGGCGTCGCCGTCTCGCACCGCTCTGCCGCCGCGTTCGTCGACGCCGAGGCGCGGATCTTCCTCCAGGCGGAACCCCTCGGCCCCGGTGATCGTGTGCTGGCCGGCCTGTCCGTCGCCTTCGACGCGTCCTGCGAGGAGATGTGGCTCGCCTGGGGACACGGCGCATGCCTGGTCCCGGCGCCGCGCTCGCTCGTCCGCAGCGGTATGGACCTCGGACCCTGGCTCACCGCGAAGGGCATCACCGTGGTGTCGACGGTTCCGACGCTGGCGGCGATGTGGCCCGCCGAATCCCTCGAGAACATCCGCATGCTCATCTTCGGCGGTGAGGCCTGCCCGCCGGAGCTCGCCGCCCGGCTGGCGGTGGACGGCCGCGAGGTCTGGAACACCTACGGACCGACCGAGGCCACCGTCGTCGCCTGCGCCGCGCTGCTGACCGGCGAGCAGCCCGTGCGGATCGGACTGCCGCTCGACGGCTGGGACCTCGCCGTGGTCGACGCCGAGGGCGTCCCGGTCGAGGAGGGCGGCGTCGGTGAGCTCATCATCGGCGGCGTCGGACTCGCCCGGTACCTCGACCCCGCCAAGGACGCCGAACGGTATGCGCCCATGCCGAGCATCGGGTGGTCGCGGGCGTACCGGAGCGGCGACCTCGTCCGCTACGAGGCCGCAGGACTCGTGTTCCAGGGGCGCGCGGACGATCAGGTGAAGATCGGCGGTCGGCGCGTGGAACTCGGGGAGATCGAGGCCGCCCTGCAGGCGCTGCCGGGCGTCTCGGGTGCGGCAGCAGCCGTCCAGCGCACCGCCGCCGGGAACGCCGTCCTCGTGGGGTACCTGGCGGTGCCCGACCGCGACGGGTTCTCCGTCGAGCGGGCGCTCGCCATCCTCCGCGAGCAGCTCCCGGCACCGCTCGTCCCGCTCCTCGCGGTCGTCGGCGAGCTGCCCACCCGCACCTCCGGCAAGGTCGACCGGGCCGCGCTGCCGTGGCCGCTCGACGCCGCCGAGGGGGAGGACGCCTCGACCCTGTCGGGCACCGCCGCGTGGCTCGCCGAGCAGTGGACGGCCGTCCTCGGTGTCCGGGTCACGGCCGAGAGCGACAACTTCTTCAGCCTGGGCGGCGGGAGCCTGGCCGCCGCGCAGCTCGTCTCGCTCATCCGCACCCGAGACGCCGAGTTCACGGTCGCCGACATCTACGGCCACCCCCGACTCGGTGCGATGGCTGCCGAACTCGACGGCCGACGCCCCGAGCGTCGCAGTCGGGCGGCCGTCGCGGACCCCGTGCTCCCGACGCCGCTCGCGACCCAGTGGGCGCAGACCCTCCTGGGTGTCCCGCTCCTCATCCTCGTCGGACTCCGGTGGCTCGTGTACCTGCTCGCCGGCAGTCGGGTCCTCGGCCTCGTCGCGGATGTCCCGTACCTCCCCATGGTCTCGTGGTGGTGGATCGCCCTCGGCTTCCTCGTGGTCATCACCCCGATCGGACGCATGGCGATCTCCGTGATCGCGGCGAAGCTCCTCCTCGTCGGCGTCCGCCCGGGCGACTACCCGCGCGGCGGCTCGGTCCATGTGCGACTCTGGCTCGCCGAACGCGTCGCCGACACGGTCGGCGCGGTGAGTCTCGCCGGAGCCCCCTGGATCTCGAGCTACGCCAGGGCGCTCGGCGCGAAGATCGGTGCCGACGCGGACCTCCACAGCGTGCCGCCGGTCACCGGGTTCCTCACCGTCGGGGCGCGCGCGTCGATCGAGCCCGAGGTCGACCTCCGCGGCTACTGGGTCGACGGCGACACGCTCCGACTGGGCCACGTCCACATCGGCGCCGAGAGCACGGTCGGCGCTCGCAGTACCCTGCTCGCCGGCACCCGGATCGGCAAGCGTGCGGAGATCGCTCCAGGATCGTCCGTTTTCGGCCGCGTCCCCTCCGGACACCTGTGGTCAGGGTCGCCCGCCGTCCGCGTCGGCAAGGCGAAGCCGGTGTGGCCGACCGAACGACCCCCGCGTCGCCGACGCTGGCTGTTCGCGTACGGCGCGGGATCGGCGCTGCTGTCGGTGCTGCCGTTCCTCGCCTTCGTGCTGGCGGCGGCGGTCGTGGCGGCCGGGGCGTCGGGCGCGACCAGTCTGCTCGAGTTCTCCTGGCGTGCGCTCCTCTGGGTGCCCGTCGCCACCCTCGTGTGGTTCGTCGTCCTGGCGATCAGCACGATCGGCCTGGTCCGGCTGCTCGGCCTCGGTCTCAGCGAGGGCTACTTCCCGGTGCGCAGTCGGGTCGGTTGGCAGGTGTGGGCCACGGAGCGGCTCCTGGACGCCGCGCGCACCCTCCTCTTCCCCCTGTACGCGAGCCTCTTCACGCCCGTCTGGCTCCGCCTGCTCGGGGCGAAGGTCGGGCGCAACGTGGAGGCGTCGACGGTGCTCCTCCTCCCGCGGATGACGACCGTCGGCGACGGTGCGTTCCTCGCGGACGACACGATGGTGGCCTCCTACGAGCTCGGTGGCGGGTGGATGCGGATCGCCGGTGCGTCCGTCGGCAAGCGCGCCTTCCTCGGCAACTCCGGCATGGCGGGCCCCGGCATGCACGTCCCCAAGAACGGCCTCGTCGCCGTGCTGTCGGCCGCACCGCGGAAGGCCAAGTCCGGCTCGTCCTGGCTCGGGAGCCCACCGATGCGGCTCCGGCGGCAGGTCTCCGACGCCGATCTCGACCGGACCTACGACCCGCCGCTCCGGCTCCGGATCGCCCGCGCACTGTGGGAACTCTGCCGCATCGTCCCCGTCATGGTGACGACCGGCATCGCGCTCCTGGTGCTCCTCGCCCTCGCCTGGTTCGCCGACACCTGGGGTCTCGGTGTCGCGATCGCCGTCAGCGGTGCCGTGCTTCTGGCCGCCGGCGCGGTCGCGGCGGGGATCACGACCGTCGCCAAATGGGTGATCGTCGGCCCGATCCGCACGGGGGAGCACCCGCTCTGGTCCTCGTTCATCTGGCGCAACGAGGTGTCCGACACCTTTGTCGAGATGGTCGCGGCACCCTGGTTCGCGGCACCCGCCACCGGCACCCCAGCCCTCACCTGGTGGTTGCGCTCGCTCGGAGCCCGCATCGGTCGTGGGGTCTGGTGCGAGAGTTACTGGCTGCCGGAGGCCGACCTCGTCCGACTCGGCGAAGGCGCGACGGTCAACCGGGGCTGCGTTGTGCAAACGCACCTGTTCCATGATCGAATCATGAGTATGGATCAGGTCGAACTCGCATCGGGCGCCACGCTCGGGCCGCACAGCGTCATCCTCCCCGGAGCGCGGATCGACGACGACGCGACGGTCGGACCGGCCTCGCTCGTCATGCGCGGAGAACGCGTCCCGGCGGGCACCCGGTGGAGCGGCAACCCGATCGGCCCGTGGCGCGAGGTGACGACGGCGGAGTACCGGGAGCCCCAGGTCGCGTCCTGA
- a CDS encoding arginine--tRNA ligase: MTPEDLASALHAIVVPIVERRREAAGITDEVAVSVDDVVLERPKNRDHGDWACNIAMKLAKRVGANPRELAQEFADALVQVDGVASVEVAGPGFINVRLDAAAAGALAKVIVDAGDAFGRNDSLAGQTINIEFVSANPTGPLHIGHTRWAALGDSLARVLSASGATLVSEYYINDAGNQMDTFADSILAAAKGEPTPEGGYPGAYIGDLAKTVLAEIPDLLERPDAREVARERAYALQLGEIRASLERFNVHFDVWFSERTLHATGEDGTSLIDQAVDRLREQGHVFDEEGAVWVRTTDFGDDKNRVIRRSNGVYTYFAADAAYYLNKGDRGFQHKIYLLGADHHGYVHRLKALAGAAGDDPDRDIEVLIGQLVSVNGARLSKRAGNIIELDDLQAWIGTDALRYSLGRYPADSPLALDPEQLRSRTNDNPVFYVQYAHARTNSVARNAASAGVDRSAFAPELLVHETESALLGVLQEFPRIVAQAAQLREPHRVARHLEETASLYHKWYDSCRVVPMGEEPVTDLHRTRLWLNDATGTVIRNGLALLGVSAPERM; the protein is encoded by the coding sequence GTGACTCCTGAAGACCTCGCCTCCGCCCTGCACGCCATCGTCGTTCCGATCGTCGAACGACGACGCGAGGCGGCGGGCATCACCGACGAGGTCGCGGTGTCGGTCGACGACGTGGTGCTGGAGCGTCCGAAGAACCGCGATCACGGCGACTGGGCCTGCAACATCGCGATGAAGCTCGCGAAGCGCGTGGGGGCGAACCCGCGCGAGCTCGCGCAGGAGTTCGCCGACGCGCTCGTGCAGGTCGACGGCGTCGCCTCGGTCGAGGTCGCCGGTCCCGGGTTCATCAACGTGCGCCTCGACGCCGCTGCCGCGGGTGCGCTCGCGAAGGTGATCGTCGACGCCGGTGACGCGTTCGGTCGCAACGACAGCCTCGCCGGTCAGACCATCAACATCGAGTTCGTCTCGGCCAACCCGACCGGCCCGCTCCACATCGGCCACACGCGCTGGGCCGCGCTCGGCGACTCCCTGGCCCGCGTCCTGAGCGCGTCCGGTGCGACGCTCGTCAGCGAGTACTACATCAACGACGCCGGCAACCAGATGGACACCTTCGCGGACTCGATCCTCGCCGCGGCCAAGGGCGAGCCGACCCCCGAGGGCGGCTATCCCGGGGCGTACATCGGCGACCTCGCGAAGACCGTGCTGGCCGAGATCCCCGACCTCCTCGAGCGTCCGGACGCCCGTGAGGTCGCGCGGGAACGCGCCTACGCCCTGCAGCTCGGTGAGATCCGCGCGTCCCTCGAGCGCTTCAACGTCCACTTCGACGTCTGGTTCAGCGAGCGCACGCTGCACGCGACGGGCGAGGACGGCACGAGCCTCATCGACCAGGCCGTGGACCGCTTGCGCGAGCAGGGGCACGTGTTCGACGAGGAGGGCGCCGTCTGGGTGCGCACGACGGACTTCGGCGACGACAAGAACCGCGTCATCCGTCGCTCCAACGGCGTCTACACCTACTTCGCCGCCGACGCCGCGTACTACCTGAACAAGGGCGACCGCGGCTTCCAGCACAAGATCTACCTGCTCGGTGCCGACCACCACGGGTACGTCCACCGGTTGAAGGCGCTCGCTGGCGCGGCCGGAGACGACCCGGACCGCGACATCGAGGTGCTCATCGGGCAGCTCGTGAGCGTGAACGGCGCCCGACTCTCCAAGCGGGCCGGCAACATCATCGAGCTGGACGACCTGCAGGCCTGGATCGGGACGGACGCCCTGCGGTACTCGCTCGGTCGCTACCCGGCCGATTCGCCGTTGGCCCTCGACCCGGAGCAGCTCCGCAGCCGGACGAACGACAACCCCGTGTTCTACGTCCAGTACGCCCACGCCCGCACGAACTCGGTGGCGCGCAACGCCGCCTCGGCCGGGGTCGACCGCAGCGCCTTCGCTCCGGAGCTGCTCGTCCACGAGACGGAGTCGGCGCTCCTCGGCGTCCTCCAGGAATTCCCGCGGATCGTCGCGCAGGCCGCACAGCTGCGCGAGCCGCACCGCGTCGCCCGGCACCTGGAGGAGACCGCGAGCCTGTACCACAAGTGGTACGACAGCTGCCGGGTCGTCCCGATGGGGGAGGAGCCGGTCACCGACCTGCACCGCACGCGCCTCTGGCTGAACGACGCGACCGGCACCGTCATCCGCAACGGGCTGGCGCTCCTCGGCGTCTCCGCGCCGGAGCGCATGTAG
- a CDS encoding DUF2993 domain-containing protein, which produces MSEQQPSGKRRRPWAPIVIVVGVLVVLVGAFLIADAIVRGVAEERVATRIEQSLPDNVDADVAVSIGGASVIAQYLTGTFEHVDLRAPDASVDGVPLDLRVSADRVPLDPQQTIGRVVATIRIDAAGAADLAKTAGLPGTLTLGDDEIGYAGEATVLGFTIPYDFSVAPTTTADRVNLMPTSVNVDTGLLGVIDLRALVTGFLQGDPPSICVAQYLPEGVDLDGLAVTPEAATATLTSTTLRLDEASLQTLGSCD; this is translated from the coding sequence ATGAGTGAGCAGCAACCGTCGGGTAAGCGCAGGCGTCCCTGGGCTCCGATCGTCATCGTCGTCGGGGTGCTCGTCGTCCTCGTCGGCGCGTTCCTGATCGCCGACGCGATCGTGCGCGGTGTCGCCGAAGAGCGCGTCGCGACGCGGATCGAGCAGAGTCTGCCCGACAACGTCGACGCGGACGTCGCCGTGTCGATCGGCGGTGCCTCGGTCATCGCCCAGTACCTCACCGGAACGTTCGAGCACGTCGACCTGCGTGCACCGGACGCGAGCGTCGACGGCGTCCCGCTGGACCTCCGGGTCAGCGCGGACCGGGTCCCCCTCGACCCGCAGCAGACCATCGGTCGGGTGGTGGCGACCATCAGGATCGACGCTGCCGGAGCGGCGGACCTCGCCAAGACGGCCGGGCTCCCGGGCACGCTCACCCTCGGCGACGACGAGATCGGGTACGCAGGCGAGGCGACCGTCCTCGGGTTCACGATCCCGTACGACTTCTCCGTGGCACCGACCACCACGGCCGACCGCGTGAACCTGATGCCGACGTCCGTGAACGTCGACACCGGCCTCCTCGGCGTCATCGACCTACGGGCGCTCGTGACCGGCTTCCTGCAGGGCGACCCGCCCAGCATCTGCGTCGCCCAATACCTGCCGGAGGGGGTCGACCTCGATGGACTCGCGGTGACGCCGGAGGCGGCGACCGCCACCCTGACCTCGACGACGCTCCGCCTCGACGAGGCGTCGCTGCAGACGCTCGGCAGCTGCGACTGA